Below is a window of Planococcus sp. MSAK28401 DNA.
ATGCTATATTACAACTATCGTTGTTCATTTACAAGTTGTTTTAAGTATCCATCTGGCAGCTGAACTGTTTCTCTTAGGTGTCTTGTATAGTAATTGTCGTCTGTTGTTTGAATTTCGAGCAGAAGTCCGTCCGTTTCCCCCATCTGATAGGGTCCATGAAAATGAATATCCAGCGTGTCTCCCTTTTCCATTGCAAGTGGCAGTTTCACTTCTCTACCGTCACGCGACCAGGAGACAGTGGCAGATGAACTGTAATGGCCAATTGTAGAAATAGCCATTGGTTCTGGCGCCGTAAATATATAATGCAATTGATCCTGTTCTAATTTCCCTTCTGCTGCTTCCTCTTCCAGTAACAGGATGCCATCAGCTTCTATAGGGGAATAATCTTCAAAAGAAACATTCGCCAAAAAAGTGCGACTCGAATTTTCAGGCATGAGATAAGCCAGTTCCTCATCGCTCAACTCAATTGTCGCTTCACGCAACTGATATCCATTTTGCGCAATCAGGTCCCTGATAATTTGTATATTTTCTTCTTCTGTTTCACCATTGGTCTGAGATGGAGGATAAAAGCCTTTTCCGTTCACAGTGACCTCCATTAAATGGGCATCATCTTGTTTTGTAGTAATATAGGAAACACTCATTGTATTAGTAGACTCTATGACTTGCGCAGATACAACAATTGGTTTTTCGATGCTTGCTTTCGGCCAAAGCCAATAAACCAGAATAGAACTCAGTACAAGTAAAATCCCAACCCACTTTTTCATTTCATCGCCCACTTCTTTTTCAATTTTTAATCGAACGTCGCTTCTTCCTCTTAATAAAAATGAATCGAAAAATTATTTCCTCTTCTTTTCACATTAACATTATTTGGTTATTTAGAATAGTTTAAAATTATCTTTGTATCTAATCAACGACGAGAAAAGCGTTCGTAAAAGTACACTTATTCAAACACAAATGGAGAAAAGAGGCGTTCTAAACGGCCTCTTTTCTCCATTTGTATTCAAGCAACTTCTGATAATCTGATGATATGTAAACCTGTAGCCATTAGTAAAGAAATAACTTTAAATCCCCCTTCTTTTCTAGCAATGGCAACAAAATTCAATACGAAATCTTTCTGATCAATAAATTTTGCTATGAGTACAATTGAGACTTTTATCATTTAGTGCCTTTTCTTTGTTTTAGTATAGAGTGTTTACATTATTCAAAAAAGGGAATTTTTAGTATAAAGAGTTATGAGAAAGGAGATTCCATGTTTGAGTCAAGTATAGAGGTAGGAATTGTGCTGTTTCTATTTATTTACTCTGTCGTTGTTTCTTTTATGTTGCTGTCTCAGAAAAGAAAAAAATCTACTCATTGATGAACTGAGCTCCATTTAATGGACAATCTAATAAAAGGATAGCTTAAGTTGGATTGAGATAAGATGACTTCGATGTTTTGCGGAGTCATCTTTTTTAAATTCCATTGTTTACAAACCTCCGTTGTAACAATCCATGTAGTCATCCACAAGCCCCTTAAATTTAAATTATTAATTGTCTATTTAAAATCGATATCATTTGTAATTCGAACTTGAATAGTGAACTGCTGGAATAAGTGCAAAGTAAACCACTTCTCTATTGAAATAACCGTTCGTAAAAGTACACTTATTCAGACGAAAAACGCGAGAAGAGACCTTTCGATTAGCTTTTCTCGCTCTTTATACGAACAGCTTCTGATAATTCAAAAATATACTAACTCACCATGCTTTGATATTCTAACCTCATATATTTACATGAACTATTACCTTCCTAGCGAAGGGTATTCAAAACTGAAAGCTGACAAGAGAGTCTTTATAACAAAGTCTTTCTTATCAGCTTGTTGAAAAACTCAACTTATATTTACTTAACTGTTAGTGGTTAGGAAATATTTGTAATATCTTATTTCTTAGGCCAACTTACTTAGCAATAGGTCCAATTTTTGACATGTTGTGTTGCAACACAACGGTTAGACACGTCTGTTCTTAGACAGACAAGTATCATCATCGCCTTAATTATCGAAAAGGATCAAGTTCTTTCGCATTCAAGAAATTCCGTTCAATTGTCTGGCTGCAAAGATACTCTAGTTTTTACTACTTACAGTGCTGGTATTGATACAGATATGCCTCTTGTAAGGCTCGCAATATGTCGAATGATAGTCCGCTGTAATTCATTTGTAAAAAAGATTCGGCACGTAATTGACAATTGATATAACCATGTCTAAGCTTTTGTTACCCAGATTGATCCTGGTGGCGTAGGCGAGTTTGCACCTCATCGGATAAGGACATGCACCCATCGATTCCACATACGTAAATCGTTTTTTTGAGGATTCCGGTAACACAGCTTTTAGAACAGCGATATTCCATTACAACAAAATTCCGTTCTTCCGAAATGTCATACACTCTGTATCGAGCGTAGCGACTTTAGCAGGAAATGGCTTTGGTTCAAACCTGCATCGTATCGGGGGACTTTTTTGTATAAGAGAATATCTCTACTCTCAAAGAAAAAGACCTAAAGGAAAGCACAAACCGAAGAAAAGCTGCCGAGGTTTCTCGGCAGCTTGAATGATAGATAATTTTTTTATCTACCACTAGCAATATCAATATTCGGGATAAGGTAAGGGGGCACGATACAACCATCCGGAATATGTCGCTCCTCCATAATATATTTTTGAGCGAACTAGATATCCTCGATACTGGTATCCGTTTTGATTAGAATATACAAAATATTTATCGAGCACATTTCCACCTTTCCATATGTCCTCAACATAAATCCTATTTACTGGAGTTGCTTGAGTTACGAATGCTTCGGAGTTGTAAGATCCTGTAGTTGTATAGTTAGCTAAAGCTGGAGTTGCAAAAAACAGCCCTGTAACTGCTAGAGAGATGACTATTAGTAACTTAAATGAATATTTCATTGATTTTCCTCCTCTAATAAGATTAATTTTGATAAAATGCATCTTACAAACTGGATTCAATCGTCTTCACTTAATTGTTACTGAACCTTCTATCAAGGAATATTATGAGGGAAGCAACGCATTAATGAAATCCTCATTTTACACAGACCCCCTTTTATTACATTTACTTCAGTAGTTATAATAACATAAAAAATTCAGAATATACAGAAATTATTATTATTAGAAAAATTAACAAAAAGTGCGGAAAATTAATAATCATGTATAAATAAGTAAGAATCTTTTCTTCTATTATATATAAATTATTAAACTTGCTTGAACAACTCTGCAGCTTCGCACGAGCTTTATCAAATCCGATGTGGCATCGGGTAGTGAAGTTCTCATTTCAGATTTCAATTTGGGAAACCAGGAAGCGCTTTAAAGAATATTCGTTTGGAAATTGCTTTTTGCGCCTTCTGTATTTTTTTCTTTCTTGTTGAAATATTCAATCAAATCGGTCGAATAGATGCTTCGCCAAATGGATCTTGGGAAGTCGTAAAATGTGAGGATATGCATAATCGCCTCCACTGATTTCGTTGTTTGGGGATAGGCTGTTTTCCATTTGTCGACAAAGGTTTTCAGCGCTTCTTCGCCCAGATCTCGACTCTATGCCCGGCACACTGATTTGAAGTCTTCACAGATTTCTCTGCAGTTAGCGACACGGATTTTATGGGAGATGTTGCGCGACAAGTGGACGCAGCACACTTGATACTTGGTATTCGGAAAGATAGCGAAGATGCAATCGGTGATCCCTTTCAAGCCGTTGGAGATAAACAAAAACATCTCTTCGACACCACGCTCTCTCAAGTCCTGGAGTATTTCTTTCGATCCATCATCCCGCTGGACGCCAACGGTAATATAGACGGCTTCTTTGAAGACCGTGTCGCGCTTGAGGGAAATGTAAGTTGCATGCAGATAGACACAAGCATAACTTTGATCTAACGGACGAGATTTAAAGGCTTCGTCATATTGGAAATAGTTTGCGGCGTGTAATTATGGCCATACATCTTCTCGATCAGATTCGAAATCTCAGACATTATCACGCCTTTTTGAAACATGTGGATGACAAAGGACTCTGATGTATCGTTTGAGAGTTTGTATGGAACGACCGTCTGTTGGTTGAATTCTCCATTTCAGTCACGCGGAATCGACAGATTTACATCCCGGCACGCCGTATGGAGTGTCCGAGTGCAGACACCATTCCGTTAATTGCCGGAATTGAAACGATACGGTCATATTTTTCATAGTCCAGGAAAGCTTTCAGTTCCGTTCCCAGGTGCATACGAAAAATTTCGGAGATGTCTTCTTTTTTCACTAAATTTTGCACAATATCTGTTGTAAACTGAGTCATAGAGAATGCCTCATTTCTGTGAATTGATTTTGGTGACTTAACTCTACAAGAAAAGATCTTCCTTTTTCTATTTATTCATTTACACAAGATATTTTACGCTCTGTTTGTTATCAACTATCATCTCTATTTAGACTCTCTCTAATACATTCTTGTATCCAATTATCCAAAGAAACGCGGGCTTTTCTTGCCACATTATTTAGAGCCTCGTAAGTATCTTTGTCCAACTGTATCTCGACTACTTGTAAGGATCGAGAAAAAACTAGTTGGTCCTCTTCCCCCCTAATTTCACCAAAAATACTGTATTGATTTAATAAATTAACGGTGTTTTTTAATTTTTTAACTGGCAAAATATAAGATCCATTTCTAACCGAAGCGAAAATCTGATTATTATGAATTTTTGCATTGAAATTTTCAATACCGCATACACTATAAAGAGTATCCAAAACTAGAGGGAATTTTTTGTCTGTTAAAGGCACTACTAAATCAGTGAAAGTTTTATTTTTTTTATGAGAAATAGGTGATTTATGAATAGAGTACTTTGGGATTAAATTAAACTTTTTATTAGCTTCTACGTATGTAACAAAATTATTTTTATCTACATAGAATCCCATCTTTCCACCTTCCCCTTCAATTAAGCGAACCTCTTGACTTCCGTTAAGAAGAAACAGTTGATAATATGCTCTATCCATATGTGTGTAGTAAAGATAGTTCCTTTTAGGTCTGGTAGATTTTTTTTCTTCTTTTAAATACTGTATAATTTTCTGCTCTTGGGACGATGTTATTGCATATCTCTGTCTATTAGCATACAAACTAATAGGGACTTGTTTTACATTTAAATTTAATGAAGTCACTATTTCACTAACTGTTCCTGGATGGATATTTAGCTCCTTAGCTAAAGTAGAAAAAGATTTTCCCGCCGAGTCAAGAACCTTTTTATCACGAGACAAACGATCTACGTCAGCCTTCTCAAACCGAACTCCGCTAAGTTCTCCTTCTACTTTGCGTTTTAAATAACCTCGTTTTTCATACGAATAAACAACTGCAATCGAACAATTTAATAAATTAGCAACATCTTTAGCTGAATAAGATTTTTTCATCTAATCCCCCTCCACTGTATCTCAATATTTGTTAAAAGAAATACCCAAAAGAATTTTCATCTACTATTTTTAAGACAGAAAGTATGGAAGAGTACTACTGAAAGAGAAGCTGCCTCCTTTGTTTCATAGGAGACACAAATATTGTGAATTTCAGTACTTCTATACAATAGGGTAAGAGAAATCATGGCTATCTTCTTACCATCACAATGCAAATGATAAGTTCCTATACTATCTTTTTGAAAAAGATAGGTACTATCATTTAATTTGAAAGAATAAGTTCCAGCTTCCCACAAGGGACTAAAGTGATGAATTAGTGCTGTAGAGCTCATAATATAATCTGTGATCCTCCAACAGTTTTTTAGAAATGAATAATGAATACTATATAAAGGTCTACCTTTTTCAGTAGATATTTGATAGGTATAGAAATAATTTAGTAATAGTCTTGAAAGCAAGAGCTTATTAGGAAATTGGTAATTATAATTTTTTAATAAGAAGAGAGTCACATTCTGTTCATCAACAATAGGTATCTCCTGTAAAACATTAGTTGAATTAGGGATAATATAAACAAAATTTTCCATTGGTAGTGACCCCCATATGCTTCAGTAAACAAGTTTAGTAATTCTTTTTCGATTGCTGATATTGTCTCGAACTCATCCTCAGTTAAAAGGAGTTTCTTCGGTAAGTACTCACACACTCCCTCCTCAAACCATATTCCGTTTGCTCGTTCATCTCCATATTTGTCTAAAAATAAAGCTGAGTGATGAATAAATTTGTGACCTACTATTGTAAGTATGTGATTCTTGGAAAGTTATTACATCCGATGTTATGTAAATCATGCCTATATTAGTAAATGAAGGAATTGTCAGATCAAAAAAAATAGATGTTGCTACTTCTGCTGAAGTCCAAATCACGCGTTTTGGTTTATCTACTAAGACATACTCTTCTAAGGGTAATGGGTACTCGTTTAAAAGTTCGCTAAACGCTGAGTAATATCCTGGTGCTTTTCATATCCCTCTATGTCTTCAAAGGCATAAGTATGCATCATTTACTAAACTCCTACTTATCGCGATATTTCTTCGAACATATAAAAATTAGCACTTCTCAAATAAATCAGATACTCACACTTAAACATTAACATAATTAGGATAAGGTTTTTTAGGAAATAAACCGTTCGTAAAAGTACACTTATCCAAACGTGAAGAAAGAGAAGAAGTTGTTTAACTTCTTCCCTTCGGGTAACTATTGCACGTTTGGTGAACCGTTTATAAAGAATCCCTCACTATCTTAGTTATTCTTCTCTAAAGGAACCCATATCTGCATTTGATACTCTTTAGAATCAACAACTTTGTGAGGATAGAATTCTAAATCAAATTTTCCTGAATAAGTATATCCGCTTTCTGGAAAGAATTGCTTCCACATATAATTCCAAGCATTATGTATTGATTCTGGAATTTTTCCGATACATGGGATAATGGCAAATGTAGAGGATTCTATCAGAACGACTTCAACAGGAAGCTGTTTAACTTTATCTGGATTTTCAACTTCCCAGCCTGCCATATACTTAACCTGTCCATTGTCTTGCATGTCATAGCAAACTCCAAAGCTTTTACCACTGCTAAAACTTATTAAATCGTCCACTAATTCAGACTCGGATAGCTGCTTCCAAAGTATTGAGATATCTGGACTGTTTACTT
It encodes the following:
- a CDS encoding tubby C-terminal domain-like protein; amino-acid sequence: MENFVYIIPNSTNVLQEIPIVDEQNVTLFLLKNYNYQFPNKLLLSRLLLNYFYTYQISTEKGRPLYSIHYSFLKNCWRITDYIMSSTALIHHFSPLWEAGTYSFKLNDSTYLFQKDSIGTYHLHCDGKKIAMISLTLLYRSTEIHNICVSYETKEAASLSVVLFHTFCLKNSR